One Nitrososphaerota archaeon genomic window, TAAAAAATTTAATTATTATTTTTTAGATTTTTCAATTCTCTTGCCTATTATTATTGTTAATTCCATTAAAATAAATATGGGTACAAATAGTATTATATCACTTAATATTGTAGGATCTGCTGTTAAAATAGCTAAAGCTATGAGTATAGCAGCATAAAGATATTTTCTATTCTTTGAGAAATATTCTGTTTTTACAATACCAAATTTTATTAAAGTAATTATAAATATTGGGAAAGTAAATGCTAAACCACATACAAATATTCCTCCTATAACTACTGAAAAAAAGCTTGAAAAACTATATTGTGGCTCTAAATTTAATAATTTTGCTGAAAGGAGAAGAATTCTCATAGTAATAGGTATTACATATAAATATCCAAAAACAACTCCAAATAAAAATAGAGCTGTAAAAGATATTGTTAATTTATATATAAATTTTCTTTCATGTTCATAAAGTGCTGGATTGATGAACTTATATGTTTCATAAACTATTATTGGTATACTTAAAGATACTCCAATAATTAAAGATGAAATAATATACACTTCAAGCGGATCCATTAAACCTATGGGAATTAATTTAACATCAGATGGTAGAAAATCTTTTGTAACTTTATTAATTATGAATGTTGTTAATGTAGGATACCATGGATTTGTAGCTGATATATTTATTGAAAAAATATCAATTGGAATAAGCATGGATATTAATGTAGCAATAATTATTGAATAGAAAATCCTTTTAAGTCTAGTTAATAATTCTTTCGTATGTTCCCAGAAAGTCATCTCCTTAGTATTTTTATTCATGAGTAAGCCTCAAAGAAAAATTAAAAATAATTCTATTTTTCCTTCTCTACTTTTTTAGACATTTCATCTAAAATTTCTTTAATAGATTTTCCTTCAGTATTTATTCCCATTTTTTTAGCTGCTTCAATGATTGCCTCATCTTCAGATATTTTTTCTGATTTTTTTTCAGAAGTTTTTTCAGATTCACTACTAGCTTTCTTAAATTCTCTTACAGCTTCACCTAATCCTTTAGCAACATCTCTAATTCTTGATCCTCCAAATATTAATATTAGAATTACTATAATCAATATTAATTCAGGCCAACCTAAGCCAATCAACCTTTTCCACCTCTAATTTAATAAATAATACAAGCTTTTAACCTTTACTTTCATCTTTATTAATTTTAACTTTTTCTTCTATTTCATTCATGATTGTTTGAATATCTTTTCCTTCAGTGTTTATTCCTAATTTTTTAGCTAATTGTATAACC contains:
- a CDS encoding twin-arginine translocase TatA/TatE family subunit; amino-acid sequence: MIGLGWPELILIIVILILIFGGSRIRDVAKGLGEAVREFKKASSESEKTSEKKSEKISEDEAIIEAAKKMGINTEGKSIKEILDEMSKKVEKEK
- a CDS encoding twin-arginine translocase subunit TatC, which produces MNKNTKEMTFWEHTKELLTRLKRIFYSIIIATLISMLIPIDIFSINISATNPWYPTLTTFIINKVTKDFLPSDVKLIPIGLMDPLEVYIISSLIIGVSLSIPIIVYETYKFINPALYEHERKFIYKLTISFTALFLFGVVFGYLYVIPITMRILLLSAKLLNLEPQYSFSSFFSVVIGGIFVCGLAFTFPIFIITLIKFGIVKTEYFSKNRKYLYAAILIALAILTADPTILSDIILFVPIFILMELTIIIGKRIEKSKK